A region of Ramlibacter agri DNA encodes the following proteins:
- a CDS encoding MFS transporter, which produces MPQGNTIDVRAFIDERPISRYQWLLVALCFLIVMADGMDVAIMGFVAPPILQEWGISKAAFGLVMSAAPVGLVIGALVAGPSSDRWGRKGVLLASVLLFGVFTILTAHASSPTEMAVLRLLTGIGLGAAMPNSTTLLSEYAPARKRALLITVMFTGFNLGSALIGFVAAWLIPVQGWRSVLVFGGVLPLVILPLLAWLLPESARLLAAQGKPAARIASVLGRVAGQRFTGEERFVSSEPPLPTRKPIGILFANGFALLTASLWITYFMGLLVIYLLTGWLPTLMKEAGLSIATAANVTALFQLGGTIGAVLVGWAMDKVKRPVWVIAAAYLAGGLCAAVLGGAGALSPALAVIVFSTGFCMSGAQTGLNAFAPACYPTIARATGVSWMLGMGRFGSIFGSAIGGALIGMGLGFGQVLAMLAIPAALAAFAILLSQRAAAASGEPLHAPQVRIT; this is translated from the coding sequence ATGCCGCAGGGCAACACCATCGACGTCCGCGCGTTCATCGACGAGCGTCCCATCTCGCGCTACCAGTGGCTGCTGGTCGCGCTGTGCTTCCTGATCGTCATGGCCGATGGCATGGACGTGGCGATCATGGGCTTCGTCGCCCCGCCTATCCTGCAGGAGTGGGGCATTTCCAAGGCGGCCTTCGGGCTGGTGATGAGCGCCGCGCCGGTGGGGCTCGTCATCGGCGCGCTGGTCGCCGGCCCCAGCTCCGACCGCTGGGGCCGCAAGGGCGTGCTGCTCGCTTCGGTGCTGCTGTTCGGCGTGTTCACCATCCTCACCGCGCACGCGTCTTCGCCGACGGAGATGGCGGTGCTGCGCCTGCTGACCGGCATCGGCCTCGGTGCCGCGATGCCGAACAGCACGACGCTGCTGTCGGAATACGCGCCGGCCCGCAAGCGCGCGCTGCTGATCACGGTGATGTTCACCGGCTTCAACCTCGGCTCGGCCCTGATCGGCTTCGTCGCCGCCTGGCTGATCCCGGTGCAGGGCTGGCGCTCGGTGCTGGTGTTCGGTGGCGTGCTGCCGCTGGTGATCCTGCCGCTGCTGGCCTGGCTGCTGCCCGAATCGGCGCGCCTGCTCGCCGCGCAGGGCAAACCGGCCGCGCGCATCGCCTCGGTGCTGGGACGCGTGGCGGGCCAGCGCTTCACGGGCGAAGAGCGTTTCGTCTCCAGCGAACCGCCGCTGCCCACGCGCAAGCCCATCGGCATCCTGTTCGCCAACGGCTTCGCGCTGCTCACCGCTTCGCTGTGGATCACGTACTTCATGGGCCTGCTGGTCATCTACCTGCTGACCGGCTGGCTGCCCACGCTGATGAAGGAAGCCGGCCTGTCGATCGCGACGGCAGCCAACGTCACGGCGCTGTTCCAGCTGGGCGGCACCATCGGCGCCGTCCTCGTCGGCTGGGCCATGGACAAGGTGAAGCGCCCGGTGTGGGTCATCGCCGCCGCCTATCTCGCCGGTGGCCTCTGCGCCGCCGTTCTGGGCGGGGCGGGCGCGCTGTCGCCCGCGCTCGCGGTGATCGTCTTCTCGACCGGCTTCTGCATGAGCGGCGCGCAGACGGGCCTCAACGCTTTCGCGCCGGCCTGCTATCCGACGATTGCGCGGGCCACCGGTGTCAGCTGGATGCTGGGCATGGGACGCTTCGGCAGCATCTTCGGCTCGGCCATCGGCGGCGCGCTGATCGGCATGGGCCTGGGCTTCGGCCAGGTCCTCGCGATGCTGGCGATCCCGGCCGCGCTGGCGGCGTTCGCGATCCTGCTGAGCCAACGGGCCGCTGCGGCATCAGGGGAACCCTTGCACGCGCCGCAGGTTCGTATAACCTGA